The nucleotide window AGGTGGACCGCAAGGCTGCTGGATTGCCCTTGACCGGCGGAATCGACCTCTCCCGCTATGAAGCGCCTGAGGCTCCTGCTAAAGCCGCTGACGGAACCCCCGACCTCGAGGAATGGCAACGGACACTGCAGAAGGCTTACACGGCCAGCTCCCATTTGTCAATGCGGCACGAGAATCTGGCACTGCTAGAAGAAAATGGAAAGAACGCGTGGCTGATTGGCAATTCGCAGCTGGAAGACATACTACGGGGGCTTGAGAAGGAATTGgctgagatgaaggaggccGCCGAGGCAGTGAACAAGGAGAGAAAGCTCGCCCAGGAAGCCAACAAGGGAGAGATTGTGGGGCTGGAGGAGACATGGAAGCGTGGTGTTGGTGCAATTCTCGACACGGAATTGGCTGCAGAGGGCCTGCGCTTGCAGATCTTGGAGCAAAGACGTCAACTGGCGCAGCAGCATGCGCAGCAGTAATGGGGGTTTTCCGTCGACCTACATTTCTCAGGACGGAGACTCACTCGACCAGGGGTGTAGGCAGTCACACTGTTGGCCGGGTGAAAGGAGGGCATTGCTTGGTAGAGAAGCCGCTTGGGTAATGGGGGAGTTACCCAGCTGCCTGGGGCGTAAAATGCAGCTTCTGCGGTTGTCATTGGGCCTGACCCAAAGTTGAACAGGACAAAGACGACGCTGTATTCGGCCCATATAAGACCATGGTTAAAATTAACTGGGATGATCATTGGCGTTAGGACAAGACTTGGTGGCGATGGGGGCAGGCGGGGAAACCCCCAGCATTTGCCATTCCCCGCACCACGGCAAGATCGAGGCCATTGGCACGCCGTCACCACTGCCTCAGCTCTGTTGCCAACAAAAGCGACTCCGCTTAATACAAGCAATTAATGCCTGGGAGCGAGGGTGAGAAGGAACAATTTTTCCGTCCGTGGCTATCCGGTCCCTCCGCCTCATTGATTGGTGTTGCGTTTGGCCTGGCGCCGGATTCGTCTCTCTATCCCAGTCCGCCGCGATAGCAACCATTGGAGGATGGTCTGCAAGCTCCCAGCTGACCTGTACAAGGTACGCTTGGACTGTCGCTGAGCTTCATGTCTGAACAGGTCGCTGACTGGCGAGACCATCTCCTGCTCGATTGGCATTCTGCTTGGCGTTCTCACTGTCAAGATCTGCTCTTTGCCGCCGCAAACTCAATCCAGTCGTCCATTACCGGCAGGAGCCAAGATACACCATTAGAATAGGCTCCCGTACGTCCATCCTGTACATAGATTAATCCACCTTTTATATCGATATATCTCTGACAACTCACTGCATGCACTATGCACGACCCCCTCTCGCCGTGCGGGGAATCTGCGGAAGCATTCTGTACTTTCGTACCTCTATACCACTGAATTGAAGGTTGTATACCGTGTACCATAGACTCTCACAGTTCTCTTTGTTCCTTGTATTACTTGGACGGTGCGAATGCTGGTTCACATCCTTGTCGGGACTCGTATGCAAGAGGGGTTCTACATAGTGGTGCGGGGATGTATCTCTTGGTCCATAGAATTGCCTAccatgatgaggaggtgctGCATCATGGGGTTTGCAGGGATGCCAGCATATAAACCGACCTCTGAATGCCATTTCCCGGTCgttttctatctttttttctgtaaaTCACACACCTTCTCACTCACAATTTTTACTATCCATACGTAGTCAATCATACCCACCATGACCATCCCAGAGGAAGTGGACATTATTGTCTGCGGCGGTGGCAGCACCGGCTGCGTAATCGCCGGTCGACTTGCCAACCTGGACCATAATCTCCAGGTCCTGCTGATTGAAGCTGGTGAAGACAACCTGAACAACCCATGGTAGGTTGGACATTGTCACCTTCACTCCCCGGGGCCACCCCTAACCATGCCCTAGGGTCTATCGCCCCGGTATCTACCCCCGGAACATGAAGCTTGACTCGAAGACAGCTTCCTTCTACTACTCCCGGCCCTCAGAATGGCTTGATGGCCGTCGGGCTATTGTACCATGTGCCCATGTTCTAGGAGGGGGCAGTTCCATCAACTTCATGGTAAGCCATGCTTGCTCAACCCGCATCTAGCAACAGTAGGGCACGCCCTAACAGTGAAGTAGATGTACACTCGAGCCTCTGCCTCCGACTACGACGACTTCCAAGCCAAGGGCTGGACGACGGACGAGCTACTTCccttgatgaagaagcacgAGACATACCAGCGGGCCTGCAACAATCGGGACATTCATGGCTTCGATGGACCCATCAAAGTCTCGTTCGGGAACTACACGTATCCCATCATGCAAGACTTCCTGCGTGCTGCCGAGTCGCAGGACATCCCTGTCACAGATGATCTTCAGGACCTGAAGACAGGGTAAGTCACTCATACCTCCAATGTATACATGTACTTAGCGTCCTGCTAACAACATGTGCAGCCACGGAGCCGAACACTGGCTGAAATGGATCAATCGCGACACGGGTATGTCCTCATAATCACCGCATCATAAAGATAATAGAGAAACTAATAACCCATATCCAGGCCGCCGCAGCGACTCCGCCCACGCCTACGTCCACAGCACCCGGGCCAAGTACTCCAACCTGCACCTCAAGTGCAACACCAAAGTAGACAAAGTAATCATCGAGAACGGCCGCGCCGTCGGCGTCGCCACCGTTCCCACCAAGCCCCTCGCAGGCCGCGATCCCCCGCGGACGATCTTCAGAGCCCGCAAACAGATCATCGTCAGCGGCGGCACCCTCAGctcccctctcatcctccagagGTCCGGTGTCGGTGACCCCGAGAAGCTCCGTCGTGCTGGCGTGCAGCCTCTCGTGAACCTCCCCGGTGTGGGACGGAACTTCCAAGACCACTACCTgaccttctccgtcttccgGGCGAAGCCTGAAGTCGAGTCCTTCGATGACTTTGTCCGCGGAGACCCCGAAGTGCAGAAGAAGGTCTTTGAGGAATGGAACATCAAGGGTACAGGACCTCTAGCGACGAACGGCATCGAAGCGGGCGTGAAGATCCGGCCGAATGCAAAggaactggaggagatgaagagttgGCCCACGAATGACTTTTACAAGGGCTGGGAGAGTTACTTCAAGAATAAGCCGGATAAACCGGTGATGCATTACTCTGTCATTGCTGGGTAGGCACTACACCCACTCTCCAAATAACAATATTATAGATACTAACATTTGATAGCTGGTTCGGCGACCACATGCTCATGCCCCCAGGCAAATTCTTCACCATGTTCCACTTCCTCGTGAGTATCCCACCCTccagaccaccaccaccaccaatcctAAATTTACTcattaatcaatcaacaaaCAGGAATACCCCTTCTCCCGGGGCTCCACGCACATCCAATCCGCCGACCCCTACGAAAGCCCCGACTTCGACGCCGGCTTCATGAACGACAAGCGCGACATGGCCCCCATGGTCTGGGGATACATCAAGTCGCGCGAGACGGCGCGGCGCATGGGCGCCTACGCAGGTGAAGTGACAGGCATGCACCCTCACTTTTCGTATGACTCGCCCGCGCGAGCATTCGATCTGGATCTGGAGACGACGAAGGCGTACGCGGGGCCGAACCATATCTCCGCTGGGATTCAGCATGGTAtattcccttccttcccttatTTTCCGTATTTATCCAGGTGGACTAGTCAGTCCActtgaaaaaaagaagactaCTTACTGACATTATGTAAAGGCTCCTGGTCCCAACCCCTCGAACCGGGTACTTCGCCCGCATCACCTACAAGGCTGAACTCCAACAGGCAGGATACAAGGGAGGAAATTAAGTACAGTAAGAAGGATATCGAACATATTGAGAAGTGGGGTGCGTATACCTTCCTTCCTACAcagcccccctccctctaACAGTCCCGTACCATTGAACTGACTATTGACTGAATGAATAACAGTCCAACGCCACGTCGAAACAACCTGGCACTCCCTCGGAACCTGCAGCATGGCGCCCCGCGAAGGCAACAATCTCACGCCGCACGGGGGAGTTGTCGATGAACGACTCAATGTGCATGGTGTGCAGGGGCTTAAGGTGGCTGATTTGTCCATTTGTCCGGATAATGTGGGGTGTAATACTTATAGTGTCagttccccttcccttcccttatCATCTACTATTTCTATTGCTTTTCTGCAGTGAGTTTCTTTCGTAGTAGTGGGTTATATGCTAAtatgtggtggttgtgtagACCGCCCTGCTTATCGGAGAGAAATGCGCTGTCTTGACCGCTGAGGATCTTGGTTACTCGGGTAAAGCGTTGGATATGAAGGTTCCGGAGTATCATGCGCCTGGGGAGGTGACGTTTTTGTCGAGGTTGTGAGTTGAGTATACCTTTTTTGAGGTGGGTGGGGGTGTTGTAGTTGGTACTTTGTTAGTTTGATTGGTTGAGTAGGATGAAATTTACATGAGTCGTTACGAATTCTTAGCAGTAAGACGATAAAATGATCATTTTACTTGATAGTAATACAAATTGTTGAAATACAAACAGACATTCATGGTTCATCGGGAATGAACTACAACTTCTCCGGAGGAATCACCAAATtcacatccactccctcctcactcaCATTGACCACGCCCTTTGCCGCAACCTCTGCAACCTCCGCAACCTTCTTCTGGTCCGCCTCGCGGTTCCAAACCTGCAGGTGCTTGCACATACCATACATTGTCGTGATCGGAGGCGTATACCCCAGCCCGCCCTGTTCTGGCGACTTGCGCGCGCGCGAATCATCCGCAATGTAATGCacattggtgatggagaaaAGAGCAGGCTGCATCTTGGCGATTTCTCCGGTGATTCTAGGGAGCCAGGGGAAGTAAACGACCTGCAGGAAGGAGTACCATTCGATGAGGTAGGACAGGATGAGGAAAGGGACGGGAGGTACGCGAGGGAAGTTAGCGGGGGTTTTGGAGAGGGTGTGCAGGAGGAGATAGACGTCGCCGTAGGTGGGGGCTGGGTTGGGATCTGTGACTAGGAAGGATTGGCCACCGATATTGGGGAGTGTGGTTGGGCTGTTGGAGTGCTCGATGAGGCGCTGTTCATAGAGTAGGTGGGCGATGGAGACGTTTTCGGCGTTGACGAAGTTTTGCATGGTGTCACTGAGCCAGCTGATAGGGTTGTTAgtccttgatcttctgcaAAGGTCATTGAGTGCTAATAGGGCTGTCTTACGCAGGGGAACCGCCGGATCTGAGATATGATGTAGTGAGAGAGCCTTCCGTGTCGCCGATCCCGTAGATGCCATTCGCCGGCCGGATGCAGCCTGTGCGGAAGTTTCCTTCGAGATCGTCGGCCGCGCGGACGatcttctcggccttggaTTTGGAGGCGGCATAGTTGCTGAAGAAGTCGTAGTGTTCTTCCGGGACTGGGGTCGAGTCATCGACTACCTGGACATGACCCTTGGGGGACTTGTTCCAGGGTGCGATCCAGAAGGATTGACTACGGAGACTGACAGAACCTGAGGATGTCGAGATGAGGCAGCTTGCGCCAGCTTTCTTTGCGGCAGCCAGCACGTTTACTGTGCCGCCCACGTTGACGTCGGTGCAACGGGGAAGGAATGTCTTGAGACGCTCTCCGGGCCTGATCACGGCGGCATTGTGGAAGACGGTCAGGGGCCGGTCAGCGACAGCTTCCGGCCAGCGTTGTGCGAAAGCAGTGGCCACGGCCTTCTCGTCGGCAATATTTGTCTTGAAGAAAGCGACACCCTGGTCGAGAATCTCGCGACGAGGCGCTGCAAGGTCCAAGATACGGATAGCCGACGGATCTTCTCCGCGAGCGAGCAGATGATTCACCATCCAACTTCCCACGAATCCTGGATCTGTTAGCTTTGGAACTGTAAATATGGGAGATCGCATAAGGCAGTCTCATGAGCCACGGCATGCGACTGTTTTTCGGATATAGAACGCACCTGCTCCACCGACCACGATATAGCGCCGGTTTTGCTTCGGGGGAAGGCTCTTTTGCACGTCGACTGGGTTTCGAATGGCCTCTTCATATGCTGCTTTGATTTCATCGACAGTCCAACGATGAGGAGACAGGCGGCTTACTTCCTCCGGAGTCCCTGTCATACCACGATTGACGTGGTAGAGATAGAGGACAGCTAGTCCGGAGGCAACGGCGATCTCTGAGAACATGTCGGACTGGCAGCTTTAGGCTGAAACGTGTAGTAAAGGGGGTATGCGATGCAGACAGCAGGATAAAGGACAGTCAGATCTTTCTATTGCAGCGAAGTTAGCACTTTGCCTCTGTTGATCTGTCCCTTTGCGAACGCACAAGAAAGCAATGCTGTCGCAACAGAGATGATTTAAAATCAATATAATTCAGGTACAAGAGTATTGCTCAGCCATAAATCTCATCACTAACTTACAATCTCGCGTGGCTAAGCCTTAAAGCCACCATCCATGGGTCTCAGAAATCCAAGCGAACGGAGATTAATAGTTCGGATTGGACCGTTCGGTTAGAGAAGTCAGGCCCACATGTCATTCGGTCACTGGCCAGGTGTAAGTTCGTTAAGGGGTAAAGAACCTATCAAGAAGAGAGTTTCTCTGTCAACCAGCCACTAAAGCATAAAAACGGTTCGATAAATTTGATGCATCGCTTGATTCCGAGTCGCATTAGCAAGGGATGGCCTCCACGTGCTGGCGCCGGGacaaaagcaagcaaaatGGTCCGATTCGGTTTATTTGTGACACCTTCGGAAAATTTGATGGCGCGGTCAGGGGCTGAGACATTGAATATGACCGGATTTATTGACAGCCGAACGGCTCAATTATTGTGATTCAGAAGGGAAATTGTAAGCATCTCAACTGCCATATACTCCAACACAGCCaagagtactccgtacacgCTCTTTAATTGGACGATGCATGCTGCAGGTGTCTGTAAGCACCCAATTCATAGTAGATCCGATGCTGTGCACATTTCTATCACAATTGGGGAAATGGTACTTTGCTTGTATTTAGGACTTCgcttgatttattatatcatgTAGGAATCCTATCACAGGGTTTACTACTTCGTGATTGTGATTATTGTCTGGCAGAAGACTCAACAGCCAGTTCGGTATTCTTTCCGAGCGGTGGGTCGGGCTTATCTCCGCAATTCCGAGCTTGTCTCTCCCTCTACGATATGGCCGAGATAGAGATGTTTTGGGATGGCTTATCCAAAGGTATACCGATAAAACTGTATTGTAACTCTCATCGCCTGCAACGGACTATCACCTAGCAAACTTACACTGTGGATTCTCACGCGAGTGCCTACTGATCAACCCAGTCGGTTACCTAGGGATCAAGGATGAAAGCGTACGTCTACACAGTAAGCCCCCAGCATGATTGTTCTCAGTAAGTAGCTCTTACTCGCTACTCCAGCATCTGACGGCATTGGCATATATGCTCTTCCCTCCATTTGGACGCCCTCGTGCCTTTTGAAGTTGGAGCTATGGCCACCATAACATACGTACCGTCGTTTGCATGGTCCGTGCAACGACTCTCCATTTCCCATCCGGGGCCACGGTCTCAAATATTGCATTTTGGATCCCTAAATATAGGCCCTTATCCCTCCCAGAACATGATAGTATACAGGGCACCATCCTTGATTTCTCGGTAGCATGCTCTGACGGATCCTCACATTCCTCAGAAGAATGGTATGGGGCTGGTCTTGGCACGTGTCGAGTCACCTCTTTGGGCTCGCGTAGGAACTGCGCAATTGCCAGCACTGAAACAAATCattttctctctccagaTGATTATAGATGACGGCATGGTTACCTATCATATTTGGACCTGCAACGTCCGCTCGGAACACGGGCCACTGGGTGGTGGCCGCCAGAATCAGCATGGATACCTAAAAAGAAGGGGCGCAGACGTTCTGGATCGCAAAAACAGAGTTTCGCACAGGATCGTCCTGGTTGTTGCCAAAGTTTATCGGCAAACCGGCACGGGCGGCACTCGGAACCGAGCCCTGAACTGTGACTGGGTGTCATGAGCCAGCATCAACCCCGTTTTACCCTCGAAAGCCTCCCCCGCCCCTATGCTTGACATTTTCTAGTGGACTGGCTCCCTCACGGTAAGGAAGACGCAAATGCTTCTCCTAGTTGGTGTGGAGCTGGCCGCGTTCAGAATTATCCGTCTTCCgacatggtggtggggacTGGGCTTCGTTTGCGACTGTGCATCTGCCGTTTTCGCCAGAAATCCACCGCAGTGGAGATGCTTATTCATGCGGTGGTGACGTCCAGGACTTATCTCCAGTTTTCTCCCCGTCTGGAGCAAATTAGGGATCCTGGGGTAGGTAGATCAGCCTGGCGAAACAGGGTCTGTTAGTGACTGCCATTGTCACGATAGGTATCCATGCAGAGAGACACTGGTAAACTTGCGATGCATGCCCATGATTCCGCATCACACTGTGTCTTATGCAGATCACACCCAGTAGGTGACGAATAGCCAGCTTTAGGTATGAACTAAGTGCGATTGGGCGGGCCTCGTATGCCGTAGCGCAAATTGAATCAGAATTCTCCTGCTACACCGTAACGCCATGCCAGTCCGTGCTGCGAGAGAGGTCAGTCACTGAGGCATTATTTCCCCCCAACACGACTGGGTAGTATATAGTAAGGACTAAAAAGGATATTAACTCACTGAATGGACATGCGACTTCCCTCGGCTAGTCAAATAATAGGGATCATCAGCCGCGTCTAACCATGGATTCACATATCCAAATTCTAGAAGGGGGTTCATAGCCTGTCTGTTTTACTGTATCCGGATCGTCAGTCAGGGGACACCCCAGCACAACTCGTCTAGGCAGCGGATCTGGCAACTCAACGTGGAAGATGCAGATGACTGTTAGTTGAGTGCCTAGCGGTGAACGTATCAACTTTAGTTCTCGTGCAATGTCCATCAGCACCTGTCTTTTCCTTGGCAAGagtcgaagaagatccgGTGGAGGAAGACCGAGGGCTTATCAGTCGCACTCCTGCCGACTGTTCTCGTCCGGCGCCCCCACTTGGAGTGtcttctctcttgtctcGCTCtcgcgctctctctctctcttttcttccccctaATGTCACTGACTCACTAGTTTTCGTTGCTAATCATTATCGTATGCGTTTCAGAATTTAATTTCCGCTAAGCTTTATCTTGCAACTTCCAACGTCCATCACTCAAAAAATTGTCATCTCCCTTCCCGGCATTTGTACTCGTCTTGTTGGTTTCCATGTCTGCTGCGCTACAACTTGAAATCGCTCACAGTTCGAGAATTTTGGGAGCAATCCTCTATTTAATTTCCTGTCGCATTGGTTACTagttttcatttttcttcttactgAATCGAGGGCACGAGCGCAGAGTTCCAGAGCCTGTTTGtcgatttattatatagaagcTGCAGCGCATTTCAGCGCGCTCTATCTTATTCTTCCTTCAGAtcactcctccaccgcagCTATCTAATAGATTAGGAGGTTTATATCAGCTGTATCGGCTGTACTCGCTCCAGCTGTGGAGAGCTCTTCCCCCTCTGGGTCACGGACCGACTTCTAATTGACGCCACGAAAATGTCCTCGGCCAAGattccttcttcagatcccCCGGCAGGCCCAGGGGATAGCAAAGAGGGGCCTACCTCCACATATGCACAATCATACGCAGTATCAGGCTCATCCGAGGACACTATCGATCAAGTGGATGACCTGGCGCACATTCCCACGCGCGCCTCTCGAGCCTCGATACCATCTCTAGCCCAAAGAGTCACATCTATAGGGACGACCGGCACATCTGACCCGAACTATGAAGTTGATTGGGACGATGAGTTCGACACTAATAACCCGAAGAACTGGTCCTTTCCCTACAAAGCTATGGGGATCGCTATTCTATCATACAACACCTTGATTATGTGAGTCTGATGCATCGCCTAGATACGCATTAAGCGACAACGACGCTAATACCTTTCAGCGTATTATACTCAACATCGTACACATCCGGAGAGTCGCAGATTGCAGCTGAATTTGGggcctccaccaccatcgttACGTTGGGATTGACTCTGTACCTCATCGGTCTGGCTGTGGGATCCATGTTTATGGCGCCACTAAGCGAATTGTACGGCCGAAAGCCAGTCTGCATAGCCTGCTTGTTTATCTTCACAGTATTGATCATACCTTGCGCGCTCGCCAAAAACCTTGCGACTCTGCTGGTTGTGCGCTTCATCGCAGCGTTGTTCGGAAGTGTAATGATTTCCACTGCGCCGGGGATGGTTGCGGACATCGTCGAAGATGACCAGCGCGCGCTGGCAATGTCGGTCTGGAGTCTCGGGCCCGTGAACGGACCAGGTAGGCATAACCACTCCCCCGTCAAAATCTACCTGTTATTGACCCTGCCCTAGTCCTCGGACCCATTATCGGAGGTTTCGTCACTCAGTACCTGGGCTGGcggtggatggattggatcgCTCTGATATTGTCTGGAGTCGCGTTGGTCTTTGCATGTATTATGAAGGAGACTTATGGCCCCATAATCCTGCAAAAGAAAGCCGCCCGCATGAGGAAAGAAACGGGCGATTCACGATGGTGGTGTCGATACGAACAGAAGGCCAGTCTGAGTGAACTGCTCAAGATAAATCTCGGCCGTCCGTTTGTCATGGCAGTCACTGAGCCTATTTGGTCAGTCTTTTCGAACCAGTACTCGAGTCGTCACTTCATAGCTAATGTGCCTTTCATATAGTATATTCTGGAATATTTACATTGCCATTGTGTATGGCATCCTTTACCTCTGCTTCACAGCCTACCCTATCGTTTTCCGGGATATTCGCGGTTGGTCACTTGGTCTCTCCGGCCTCGCATTCCTGGGTATCGGAACTGGATGCGTGATCACCATCTCCAGCGAACCCTTGATCCGCCGCTTGATCAACAGTCATAAGCCGGACCCCGAAACAGGCAAACCACCCCCGGAAGCGATGGTGGCCTTTGTATGTATCTGCGCGCTTCTGATTCCTGCTGGAGAATTGTGGTTCGCCTGGACTTGTTCGCCCGCCTCGATTCCCTGGATTGTACCGATTCTCGCGGGTGTACTCTTCGGCACAGGCAATACGGGAGTCTTCATCTATGCGACCAACTACTTGGCTGGTAGTTACGGTGTGTACGCAGCGTCCGCGCTGGCGGGAAATTCCGTGATCCGCAGCATTCTGGGAGGTGTCTTACCCCTTGTTGGAACGTATATGTATGCCGGTCTTGGTCCCAATTGGTCAGGGACCCTTTTGGGCTTGCTCGAGGTGGCTATCGTCCCGATCCCATTTATTTTCTACAAGTATGGCTACAAGATCCGGGAGAAGAGCGTGCTCATCCGGCGGATGCAGGAGGATAAGCGGCGATTGGCAGGAAAGCGCCAACACCATACACAGCAGGTGGAGAATCTTGAGAGAatcgaggagaaggaaacgATGGAGGTATGAGTAAGGAGTGTGATCGAAACTGGAGACAGTGAATCGACATCAAGCGCTGGAGTACAGATGGGTTTTTGCGCAGAAAAGCATCCTTGCACAGTTGGAGTTGGGACTGAACCTTGACCTTTTTAAACCTTGGAAGGAAACATTTATCTGGATAATGTGGATATATACATGTCTGTCAAGAGAGTCACGAAGTAATGGATTGAAGATCTCGGGTACCATAGTATTACACgtaggggaaaaaaagttGAATAATTGCCAGTCATGAATCAATATGTTGATATGGGTTATCACCCTGTCCTCCgtaccctcctctccacgcCCAACGCTTCCTGCAGGATTCGCTCATACTCTCCCAACGCCACGGCGCCAGCTGGGAACACCATCACGGCTTCCACATACACTGGGTTGGGATTTGATTCTGAAACAAccgaatcatcatcacttcTCCTATATCTCCTTACATAGCCGAGCACATTTACCCACGCGCCAACGGACAGCTCCTGCGAGGTGACTGTCTCCAGCACCGCGTTGATATCAACGGCAACAGAGGGTGGTTCCTGCGGTGGTTTCTGACGCGGATAGTTGTGTTCAAGGATGAGATGCCCCGTTTGGATGTTGTATGTCCTCACGCTGAGAAAATCAGTTTCTTTACTACTATCTTCCTGAGCAGGCAAAGAAGCAAGTATCTCTAAAGAGTCTACGGGATACAGCATGTAGAATGATAAGATACAAATAAATAGACAAGGAACTCCACGCACCAACCGAGAAATCGGACCTTCGAGCTAACTGGAAGAGAAGGTAGATCGGAGAGGAATGCCCGCgtagaaggaagaggtgCGTTCATTCCAGCAGGTTCGATATTTTCATAAAGGGCCCATCATATTGAGGAATGAATGATCTCGAGGCAGCAGTGATCGATCACAaggcaatcaatcaatcaatcaataaataaataataattaattacccGTGAAATACGATGACCGGCGTGACCCCCATCCACGTGACCATATCACCCCGATAGGCTTAGCGCGGTATGTCATAGGGCCAACGAGGGGAAAACCAACTTGAATCCGGCCGGggatctcctccatctcttgcTCGCTCTTCTCTCGTCTCGGACCTTatcattctctctttctctgttctGTCGCTTATCAAGGACCGCTGCCTTGCTCGACCTGGCTTAAGGTGACTCGGAGCTGATCGCCTCCCGCACCCTTCACCAGGATAAAACACCGTCCAGCGATCCCTCACCGATCCCGCCCCGTTGCCACGGACCATCATCTCTTTCCATCCCACCTTCCACCGATTCCAGAACCCGTCGTTACACTTCCTCCCGACTCAATACCAACAACTTCCCCATCGGACCCCGGATCGCTAGTTCCTAGCATCACCCCGATCATCGCAATAGCAACAACCCTCTATCACAGCCTAATCAACCCCCCATACACCCTTATCAACATG belongs to Aspergillus luchuensis IFO 4308 DNA, chromosome 3, nearly complete sequence and includes:
- a CDS encoding MFS transporter (COG:G;~EggNog:ENOG410PHC6;~InterPro:IPR005829,IPR020846,IPR011701,IPR036259;~PFAM:PF07690;~TransMembrane:12 (i100-119o131-156i168-187o193-218i230-253o259-284i330-352o364-388i409-429o435-459i480-498o504-524i);~go_component: GO:0016021 - integral component of membrane [Evidence IEA];~go_function: GO:0022857 - transmembrane transporter activity [Evidence IEA];~go_process: GO:0055085 - transmembrane transport [Evidence IEA]), which produces MSSAKIPSSDPPAGPGDSKEGPTSTYAQSYAVSGSSEDTIDQVDDLAHIPTRASRASIPSLAQRVTSIGTTGTSDPNYEVDWDDEFDTNNPKNWSFPYKAMGIAILSYNTLIIVLYSTSYTSGESQIAAEFGASTTIVTLGLTLYLIGLAVGSMFMAPLSELYGRKPVCIACLFIFTVLIIPCALAKNLATLLVVRFIAALFGSVMISTAPGMVADIVEDDQRALAMSVWSLGPVNGPVLGPIIGGFVTQYLGWRWMDWIALILSGVALVFACIMKETYGPIILQKKAARMRKETGDSRWWCRYEQKASLSELLKINLGRPFVMAVTEPICIFWNIYIAIVYGILYLCFTAYPIVFRDIRGWSLGLSGLAFLGIGTGCVITISSEPLIRRLINSHKPDPETGKPPPEAMVAFVCICALLIPAGELWFAWTCSPASIPWIVPILAGVLFGTGNTGVFIYATNYLAGSYGVYAASALAGNSVIRSILGGVLPLVGTYMYAGLGPNWSGTLLGLLEVAIVPIPFIFYKYGYKIREKSVLIRRMQEDKRRLAGKRQHHTQQVENLERIEEKETMEV
- a CDS encoding nuclear telomere cap complex subunit Ten1 (COG:S;~EggNog:ENOG410PTCV;~InterPro:IPR024222;~PFAM:PF12658;~go_component: GO:1990879 - CST complex [Evidence IEA];~go_function: GO:0043047 - single-stranded telomeric DNA binding [Evidence IEA];~go_process: GO:0016233 - telomere capping [Evidence IEA]), coding for MNAPLPSTRAFLSDLPSLPVSSKVRFLGCVRTYNIQTGHLILEHNYPRQKPPQEPPSVAVDINAVLETVTSQELSVGAWVNVLGYVRRYRRSDDDSVVSESNPNPVYVEAVMVFPAGAVALGEYERILQEALGVERRVRRTG